The nucleotide sequence GTTCATGGGAGATTCTAGGACCACCAGCAATAAGGATAACCTTATCTCTGATTCCCTCAGCTTCCATCAATTCCACTAGGTGAGTCAAATTTTGAATATGGATATTTTTTTGAGTAACTGTTTGAGAAACTAATAGTGCATCAGCTTTTAATTCAATTGCTTTTTTGATAAATTCCTCATTTTCTACTTGAGAACCTAAATTATAAGCTTCTATCCCTTTATATCTTTCCAGACCATAGTGACCAGCATATCCCTTCATATTCATAACAGCATCTATTCCTACTGTATGAGCGTCAGTTCCTGTACTAGCTCCTACGATAACTACATCTCTTTTGATATTTTCACTAATAAAGTTTTGTACTCCATACATATCCATAGTTTCTATGTCTACTGTTTCTACATGGATCTCGTCATAATCTACAGTGTGATTCAATGATCCGTATACTACATAGAATGAGAAGTGAGTGTCTAATGCCCCATAATGAGAAACCGCTGGTTCAGATATTCCCATTTTTTTGGCTAACTCTTTAGCTGCTTCAGCACCTTTTTCATCGGCAGGAACTGGTAGAGTCAAACTAATCTGTACCTTTCCATCATTCATGGTATCCCCATAAGGTTTTAATTTTTTTAAGTCTAACGTAGTATCAAAACTTTTATCTTCAGTTGAATATAATCCTCCACTCATTACTTGTCACCTCCAACCATCAATTCTATAAATGGATTAAAATATGTAGTATCCTTTACAAATACGCCGTTTAATCCTTTTCCACCATCAATAGGTCTCTTTATACCTGCAAATTTACCTTTTTGAAGAGTATCAAACATTCCAGTTGTTTCAATCTCTTTGATTAAATCTCTACCTTTTTCAAGAACTTCCTTAGCACGATTTACAATCATTCCATCTTTTTTAAATGTTATTTCAGAACCAAAATCTTTCATATTTTTAAAGATATATTGAGCGTTATCGATTGCTAGAGCCCTGTCAGACATAAATGGAGTATGGATAGCCTCAGTCATCATTCCCATAAGGTGAAGTCTTTGTCCGGTCATAATAGTTACCATATTAAATAGAGCATCCTGTACATGGCCTTTGAAGATATCTCCAGTCATAAATTTTGTAGGAGGCATATATTTTAATGGTGCCTTTGGAAATATTTCTCTAGCCATTTGAGCTTGAGATAGTTCGAGTAAGAATCCATTTTCTGTATCTGGGTGGATCTCAAATGCATGTCCTAATCCTTGTTGTTCTTCAGGCAAATTAGCAAGAAGTGCAAATTGTTCATTTATAAATTGAGAAGCGAGGACAGTATGAGCTTCCTCTATTGCATCTGCTGTAGTAAGGTAGTTATCTTCTCCAGTATTAATGATTACTCCTGCAAATCCATTTATTATTCTAGAGAAATATTGGTCTACAAATGTTCTCTTCATATTGATATCTCTAAATAAAATTCCATAAAGTGCATCGTTTAACATTACATCAAGTCTTTCAAAGGCTCCCATAGCAGCTATCTCAGGCATACATAGACCAGAGCAATAGTTACAGAGTCTGATATATCTTCCTAATTCCTCTCCTACTTCATCCAGTGCTTTTCTCATTATTCTAAAGTTTTCCTGAGTAGCTAATGTTCCACCAAAGCCCTCTGTGCTGGCTCCAAAAGGTACATAGTCCAGTAAACTCTGACCTGTACTTCTGATAACGGCAATAATATCTGCCCCTTGCTTGGCAGCTGCTACAGCTTGAGTTACATCTTCATATATATTTCCAGTAGCCACAATAAGGTATAAAAGCGGCCCTGTTTTATCTCCAAATCTTTCTAAATAAGATTCTCTATCCTTTCTGTTGTTTGCAATTTTATCTGTATTTTCACGAGCAATTTTATCTATAGCTAATTTTATTTCAAAAGCATCATGGGTAGATATCTTTCCTAGATTTAAATCACCGTTAGACACCTTTTCAGCAATCTCTTGAGGAGAAAGGCCTGTTTCTACCATGGCATTTCCGATATAGTGGGAAACTCCTAAAGTAAGGTTTCCTTCTTTTTCAATATGTTCTACCACTATGTTTGGCAGTGGTACTTCAAATTTGTCGATCCCGTCGATCCCAAGTAAACGACAGATTGTTCTCTCTACCGATACTGTAGAGTGGTCATCTATATAAGTTTGTACGTCTATGGCGATATTTCTAGCTGATTTTCTAGCATCTGCCACTACATCCCAATCTAAGTGTAATTTTGAATCCTGCATATCTTTACCTCCAAAGCTACCCTTTCCCCCTTGAGATACTCTCTCCTTTAGAAGGATGAGGGATTAGTATAAATTTTTTATTATGTCTTTTAAATTCTCATCGATTCCAATTAGTGCTGCTACATTGAGTGCATCTTTTGGAACTTCAAAGTTAGAATGAATCTTTTCTATGGAATAATCCATATGTTTTTGGATCAGAGAGATTGAATTCTGATTATTCAGATCAATCTTTCTTTTTAAACTGTCAAAATCTATATTCTTTAATCCGACAACCTGATAGTGAGGAGTCGAATCGTCCACTACACCATCATAGTGAGTTGCCATGATTGAAAAACTATCAAAGTTTTTCATATAGTTGGATAATCCCTTTACAAATTTTTTACCTTCACTTGGGTTGGTACCCCGAGCAAATTCATCCAGTGCAATAAATCCCTTGTCATAAGTTGTAAGACATCCTGTAATCTCCCTGAGTTTCATTATTTCAGCTCCAAAACTACTGAGTCCTTTGGAAACGTCTTGAATATCGTCGGATAAAAACTGTATAAACTTTAAGATAGGTATAGTTGCATGATCTGAAAAAACATAAAATCCCATTTGGGCCAGGATCAGATTAAGGGTAAGGGTTTTTAAAATAACACTTTTCCCTCCCATATTAGCTCCTGTTAAGATAGTATTACCATTTTTTAATAGGATATCTAATTTTTGAAATTCTTGGTTTTTAACCTTTAAAGTTTCTAAAATTTCTGGATTAAACATCCCGATAAATTCGATGTGTTCACCTATTTTAGGCCTGTTAGCTCCATATTTTATAGCAAGTTTTGCTTTAGCCAAGGTAAAGTCAATATCTTTAATTTTATCGATATCGATAAGGATATCGGAAGTATAAGAGACTAATTGTTTGCTTATATCTATTTTGACTTCAGATTCTTCACAATTTTCTAGAACAACAATCTCTCTTCTTTCTTCCTTTAGTCTTATCTGTAATTCGTTATCTGTAGTTGAAAAGATTAGTTTTTCAATCTCTGATTTTTTATCTCTGATAGTTTTTAATTTTTCTGAATATTCGTTATAGATATGGAAGGTAGGGATTTTTTTTGATCCCGGGTCTAAAATATCTACAATGGGACTTAGATCAACAAGGTGAAAATCTTTTAAAAATATATCGTTTGAGATACTTTTAATCTCCATAAAGATCATAGTATTTATCTTTAATTCGAATAACTCAACCTCATCTAAAATTTTTCCTTTTTGAAGATTAAAAACTATATTGGATATATTTTTTAATTTCATAAGGAGAAGCTCTATCTTCTGGATCTCTCTTTTATTCTGCTGACACCTGTCTATAAAAAATTCCAAATGATTGAAAATTTCTTCTAAAATCTCAGCTTCCTCTATGGGAACAATATCTCTTTTCTTTTGGTTACCATATGGAGATATTGTAGTCAGATTATTTGTGAGATATTCCAACCCAATTTTTTCTCTGTTTTTAAGATCAAGGTATCTCATAGTTCTCCTCCTACAACATCTACAACATCTATATCTATAGATGTTTTTAATAGTTCACAAAATTTTTCACTCTCAAATGAATATCCATAAGGGGATGTGGGATTACAGGTCAAATACAGGAGATTAATACTGTCTAGGACCTCTAATTTGACTGGTATCATAGATAATTTATGATACATATTAGAATCTATAAAAATTTTTGTTCCATCTTCTATAACGATCGTAAAACTTTTAAACAACTCTCTATTTTGTATGATAGATTCTATCAATCCCTTGGATACAGCACCTCCTAAAACTAAATATTTGTGATTAGGTTTGACTGCATCGACTATCTCCCTATGAGAATTAAGGGAAGTAGGGAGGTCTAAGACCTCTATATTTGATTGGGTATCTACAAATCCAATCTTCCCTGTTTTTAATATCTCTCTGGTTAAATCTGCTATGTTATCAGAACATTTTGGTAACTGTAACATTTTTACATTATGACTGCTTTCTTCCACTACCTTTGTAAGATCAGGGGAAAAACTAGCTCCAGTAGCCAATATAGAGGCCTCTGAAACTAAATTTCCTGCACTGCCTTTTCGACTCAGTGCACCATCAATGAGGACTAAGTCACACCCAAAATCTAACATAAGATCTCTTACTTTTATGAGAGCGGAATTGTAGGAGGGACCAGCCACATCTACAAATCCATTGCTTAAAGCTCTCATAATTATTATTTCACCCATAGGGGTAGAGATACCTGTGGCAGCTAAAATTTCCTTTGTTATATCACATTTACAAAGTAAATTTTTAGCTGTAGCAACTATACTGCCCTTTTCCACATAGATTTTAGGTTTATGTGTATTAGTCACTCTGTCACAGTCTTCACCATCACGTCCAATAGAAGTGAGGCCGATAACTTTAGTTCCCTTTAAATTTTTTAATATATAATTTAAAGTGGTAGTTTTCCCTGAGTTTTTTTCCATCCCTATAATAGATATACTATTATAGGGGAGTAGGGAAGTAATCATTTTCTTAGTGTTCATTTCTGATATGTCTGTCAAGTACCTTAGGCTCGATAGCTAGTTGTTTACCATCTAATAGTTTAGCTATTCCAAGGTGTTGTCTCTCTTCTTGACAGTGTTTGCAGTCACATTTATCTTCATATGGTTTTGGCTCTGTATATGTTGTGATAACTCCTTCAAAGTTTCTAAGAACAACTCTTTTTGGACTTTGAGAGATAATATATTGCGGCATAACAGGAGTCTTACCTCCACCACCAGGAGCGTCTACAACAAATGTTGGAATAGCGTATCCAGACGTATGTCCACGAAGACCTTCAATGATCTCAATTCCTTTAGATACAGGAGTTCTGAAGTGTTCTAACCCTACTGAAAGGTCACATTGATAGATATAGTAAGGTCTTACTCTTATAGCTACTAGGTCTTGAACTAACTCTTTCATGATATGAGTACAGTCATTTATTCCTCTAAGTA is from Psychrilyobacter atlanticus DSM 19335 and encodes:
- a CDS encoding OAM dimerization domain-containing protein codes for the protein MSGGLYSTEDKSFDTTLDLKKLKPYGDTMNDGKVQISLTLPVPADEKGAEAAKELAKKMGISEPAVSHYGALDTHFSFYVVYGSLNHTVDYDEIHVETVDIETMDMYGVQNFISENIKRDVVIVGASTGTDAHTVGIDAVMNMKGYAGHYGLERYKGIEAYNLGSQVENEEFIKKAIELKADALLVSQTVTQKNIHIQNLTHLVELMEAEGIRDKVILIAGGPRISHELAKELGYDAGFGPGKYADDVATFVVEEMVKREMV
- a CDS encoding MutS-related protein, with amino-acid sequence MRYLDLKNREKIGLEYLTNNLTTISPYGNQKKRDIVPIEEAEILEEIFNHLEFFIDRCQQNKREIQKIELLLMKLKNISNIVFNLQKGKILDEVELFELKINTMIFMEIKSISNDIFLKDFHLVDLSPIVDILDPGSKKIPTFHIYNEYSEKLKTIRDKKSEIEKLIFSTTDNELQIRLKEERREIVVLENCEESEVKIDISKQLVSYTSDILIDIDKIKDIDFTLAKAKLAIKYGANRPKIGEHIEFIGMFNPEILETLKVKNQEFQKLDILLKNGNTILTGANMGGKSVILKTLTLNLILAQMGFYVFSDHATIPILKFIQFLSDDIQDVSKGLSSFGAEIMKLREITGCLTTYDKGFIALDEFARGTNPSEGKKFVKGLSNYMKNFDSFSIMATHYDGVVDDSTPHYQVVGLKNIDFDSLKRKIDLNNQNSISLIQKHMDYSIEKIHSNFEVPKDALNVAALIGIDENLKDIIKNLY
- a CDS encoding lysine 5,6-aminomutase subunit alpha, with translation MQDSKLHLDWDVVADARKSARNIAIDVQTYIDDHSTVSVERTICRLLGIDGIDKFEVPLPNIVVEHIEKEGNLTLGVSHYIGNAMVETGLSPQEIAEKVSNGDLNLGKISTHDAFEIKLAIDKIARENTDKIANNRKDRESYLERFGDKTGPLLYLIVATGNIYEDVTQAVAAAKQGADIIAVIRSTGQSLLDYVPFGASTEGFGGTLATQENFRIMRKALDEVGEELGRYIRLCNYCSGLCMPEIAAMGAFERLDVMLNDALYGILFRDINMKRTFVDQYFSRIINGFAGVIINTGEDNYLTTADAIEEAHTVLASQFINEQFALLANLPEEQQGLGHAFEIHPDTENGFLLELSQAQMAREIFPKAPLKYMPPTKFMTGDIFKGHVQDALFNMVTIMTGQRLHLMGMMTEAIHTPFMSDRALAIDNAQYIFKNMKDFGSEITFKKDGMIVNRAKEVLEKGRDLIKEIETTGMFDTLQKGKFAGIKRPIDGGKGLNGVFVKDTTYFNPFIELMVGGDK